A single region of the Buchnera aphidicola (Nipponaphis monzeni) genome encodes:
- the folD gene encoding bifunctional methylenetetrahydrofolate dehydrogenase/methenyltetrahydrofolate cyclohydrolase FolD — protein MLKKIIDGKKISKKIQNKIAKKIALKIKEGKRPPGLAVILVGNNLSSQIYIDNKEIACKKVGMISKCWKFSKNTTESKILSLINYLNTNKSIDGILIQLPLPKHINTARIIHSVIPSKDVDGFHPYNTGLLCQKIPSMHACTPKGIMTLLNEYKIKTHGLNAVIVGASNIVGRPMSMELLLAGCTTTITHRFTKNLKYHTKNADLLITAIGKPNFIKSKWIKKGAVVIDAGINKLVNGNVTGDVDFCSSYSRTSYITPVPGGVGPMTVTSLLQNTLESYEKNYNK, from the coding sequence ATGTTAAAAAAAATTATTGACGGAAAAAAAATATCTAAAAAAATACAAAATAAAATAGCTAAAAAAATAGCTCTAAAAATTAAAGAAGGCAAAAGACCTCCTGGATTAGCTGTAATACTAGTTGGAAATAATTTATCTTCTCAAATATATATAGATAACAAAGAAATAGCATGTAAAAAAGTTGGAATGATTTCTAAATGTTGGAAATTTTCTAAAAATACTACTGAAAGTAAAATTTTATCATTAATTAACTATTTAAACACTAATAAATCAATTGATGGTATTTTAATACAGCTTCCTTTACCTAAACATATTAATACCGCAAGAATTATACATAGCGTTATACCATCAAAAGATGTTGATGGATTCCATCCATATAACACAGGATTACTTTGTCAAAAAATTCCTTCTATGCATGCATGTACTCCTAAAGGTATTATGACACTATTGAATGAATATAAAATAAAAACACACGGATTAAATGCTGTTATAGTTGGAGCATCAAATATAGTAGGCCGACCAATGAGTATGGAATTGTTATTAGCTGGATGTACTACTACCATTACACATAGATTTACTAAAAACTTGAAATACCATACAAAAAATGCTGATCTATTAATAACAGCTATTGGAAAACCTAATTTTATTAAAAGCAAATGGATAAAAAAAGGAGCAGTAGTTATAGATGCAGGAATAAACAAATTGGTTAATGGAAACGTTACTGGAGATGTAGACTTTTGCTCATCATATTCTAGAACATCTTATATTACTCCAGTACCTGGAGGAGTTGGCCCAATGACTGTTACTTCGTTACTACAAAATACCCTAGAATCTTATGAAAAAAATTATAATAAATAA
- the ybeD gene encoding DUF493 family protein YbeD encodes MEKKLKSMLTFPCSFTYKIIGTANPELVDNIIKVIQLQIPGDYTPQIKSSNKGNYISISVTIHANNLFQIKNLYYELSKINMVKIIF; translated from the coding sequence ATGGAAAAAAAATTAAAATCGATGCTTACATTTCCTTGTTCATTTACTTATAAAATAATAGGAACTGCAAATCCTGAGTTAGTAGACAACATAATAAAAGTAATTCAATTACAAATACCTGGAGATTATACTCCTCAAATAAAATCAAGTAACAAAGGAAACTACATTTCTATATCTGTTACTATTCACGCTAATAATTTATTTCAAATTAAAAATTTATATTATGAACTTAGCAAAATTAATATGGTTAAGATAATATTTTAA
- the cysS gene encoding cysteine--tRNA ligase → MLKIFNTLSNKKEVFKSIQTKHVNIYVCGVTVYALCHIGHGRTFIIFDMIIRYLKFLGYTIQYVRNITDIDDKIIQQLVIHKKDLKSFTNDMIKAMHIDFSILNLIKPTNEPLTTVYIPFIIQFIKKLLKNKCAYIATNGDVLFSVKSLSSYGKLSNQKINFLKLGNRNLKLEKKDPLDFIVWKLKSNNFLKISSEMTNELFWSSPWGIGRPGWHIECSAISQFYFGHKLDIHGGGNDLLFPHHENERSQSICINNKENVKYWVHAGLLVIDNEKMSKSLNNCLTLKTVLQLYDSEIVRYYFLSTHYRKPLHFYHDSLKQSEWSLRKIYFALKDMNCNVFLSYKSLSFELSFKKAMNDDFNTPKAISILFILVKKIKFLKLKDINKANELAARLRQLGNILGLLFHEPNTYLCKKNQCNTILSINKIKLLIQIRNNARKLKNWKKADALRNKLFKLRIVLRDSKNVTLWEYY, encoded by the coding sequence ATGTTAAAAATTTTTAATACTTTATCCAATAAAAAAGAAGTTTTTAAATCAATTCAAACTAAACATGTAAATATATATGTTTGTGGTGTAACTGTATATGCACTTTGTCATATAGGACATGGTCGTACTTTTATTATTTTTGATATGATTATACGCTATTTAAAATTTTTAGGGTACACTATACAATATGTACGAAACATAACTGATATTGATGATAAAATTATTCAACAATTAGTAATTCATAAAAAGGATTTAAAATCTTTTACTAATGACATGATTAAAGCAATGCATATTGACTTTTCTATTTTAAATTTAATTAAACCTACTAACGAACCTTTAACCACAGTGTACATTCCCTTTATTATTCAATTTATTAAAAAATTATTGAAAAATAAATGTGCTTATATAGCTACTAACGGTGATGTATTATTTTCAGTAAAAAGTTTGTCTAGTTATGGAAAATTATCTAATCAAAAAATTAATTTCTTAAAATTAGGAAATAGAAATTTAAAGTTAGAAAAAAAAGATCCTTTAGATTTTATAGTTTGGAAACTTAAAAGCAATAATTTTTTAAAAATATCTTCTGAAATGACAAATGAACTATTTTGGAGTTCACCATGGGGTATAGGAAGACCAGGATGGCATATAGAATGTTCTGCCATTAGTCAATTTTATTTTGGTCATAAACTAGATATCCATGGGGGTGGTAATGATTTATTATTTCCTCATCATGAAAATGAACGATCTCAGTCAATTTGTATAAATAATAAAGAAAATGTAAAATATTGGGTACATGCAGGTTTGTTAGTAATTGATAATGAAAAAATGTCTAAATCGTTAAACAACTGTTTGACTTTAAAGACAGTTTTACAATTATATGATTCAGAAATTGTAAGATATTATTTTTTGTCTACTCATTATAGAAAACCACTACATTTTTATCATGATAGTTTAAAACAATCAGAATGGTCATTAAGAAAAATTTACTTCGCATTAAAAGATATGAATTGTAATGTTTTTTTATCATATAAAAGTTTATCTTTTGAGTTAAGTTTTAAAAAGGCTATGAATGATGATTTTAATACTCCTAAAGCAATTTCTATTTTGTTTATTTTAGTAAAAAAAATAAAATTTCTAAAATTAAAAGATATTAATAAAGCGAATGAATTAGCTGCCAGGTTACGTCAGTTAGGTAATATATTAGGTTTATTATTCCATGAACCAAACACATATTTGTGTAAAAAAAATCAATGTAATACTATACTTTCTATTAATAAAATTAAATTATTAATTCAAATAAGAAATAATGCAAGAAAATTAAAAAATTGGAAAAAAGCTGACGCTTTGCGTAACAAATTATTTAAATTAAGAATAGTTTTAAGGGATTCTAAAAATGTAACGTTATGGGAATATTACTGA
- the cspE gene encoding transcription antiterminator/RNA stability regulator CspE produces the protein MSKIKGNVKWFNESKGFGFITPEDGSKDVFVHFSAIQSNGFKTLTEGQSVEFEITEGVKGPSAANVISL, from the coding sequence ATGTCAAAGATTAAAGGTAATGTTAAGTGGTTTAACGAATCAAAAGGATTTGGGTTTATTACTCCTGAAGATGGAAGTAAAGATGTGTTTGTTCATTTTTCAGCGATTCAAAGTAACGGATTCAAAACTTTAACAGAAGGGCAAAGTGTTGAATTTGAAATTACCGAAGGGGTAAAAGGTCCTTCTGCTGCTAACGTTATCAGTTTGTAG